The following are encoded in a window of uncultured Flavobacterium sp. genomic DNA:
- a CDS encoding ABC transporter ATP-binding protein, which yields MNEKVISCNALTKRFGDFTAVDSITFDVQKGEVFGFLGANGAGKTTAMRMLCGLSVPTSGEATIAGYNVYKETEKIKKSIGYMSQKFSLYDDLTVQENINFFAGIYGLSDLAIKENSASLLKQLGMEDQANKRVASLPLGWKQKLAFSTAIIHKPEIVFLDEPTGGVDLVTRRQFWDLIYEASANGITIFVTTHYMDEAEYCNRVSIMVDGRVEALDTPTNLKKQFNTTTMDEVFYHLAREAKRGE from the coding sequence ATGAACGAAAAAGTAATTTCATGCAACGCATTAACCAAACGATTTGGAGATTTTACAGCTGTAGATTCCATCACTTTTGACGTGCAAAAAGGAGAGGTTTTTGGTTTTCTTGGAGCAAATGGAGCAGGAAAAACGACCGCAATGCGAATGTTATGCGGATTATCAGTTCCAACCTCGGGAGAAGCTACAATTGCAGGATATAATGTTTATAAAGAAACCGAGAAAATAAAGAAAAGCATTGGTTATATGAGTCAGAAATTCTCTTTGTATGATGATTTGACGGTGCAGGAAAATATTAATTTTTTCGCCGGAATCTACGGACTTTCAGATTTAGCCATTAAAGAAAATAGCGCGTCATTGTTGAAACAATTAGGAATGGAAGATCAGGCAAATAAGAGGGTAGCATCGCTTCCGTTAGGATGGAAACAGAAACTGGCATTTTCAACAGCAATTATTCATAAACCTGAGATTGTATTTCTTGACGAACCTACGGGAGGCGTTGATCTTGTTACGCGCAGACAGTTTTGGGACTTGATTTATGAAGCTTCGGCAAACGGAATCACCATTTTTGTAACGACGCATTATATGGACGAAGCGGAGTATTGCAACAGAGTTTCAATAATGGTTGACGGCAGGGTAGAAGCGCTCGACACGCCAACGAATTTGAAAAAGCAGTTTAACACCACAACAATGGACGAGGTATTTTATCATCTTGCCAGAGAAGCAAAACGAGGAGAATAA
- a CDS encoding ABC transporter ATP-binding protein, which translates to MESVVVKNIVKTYGKDKKVAVNDVSFSVNKGELFGLIGPDGAGKTSIFRILTTLLLADKGSASVDGLDVVKDFKSIRNTIGYMPGKFSLYQDLTVEENLNFFATLFGTTIEENYDLIKDIYIQIEPFKTRRAGKLSGGMKQKLALCCALIHKPNVLFLDEPTTGVDPVSRKEFWEMLKKLKQQNITIIVSTPYMDEANLCDRIALIQDGKILSIDTPKNIIGNYPDALFAVKAAEMYPLLQALASYPNRLSSYAFGEFAHFSFKENPDKEDLLQFLESKGIKNIEIKEAKVTIEDSFIKLLS; encoded by the coding sequence ATGGAATCTGTTGTTGTAAAAAATATTGTCAAAACTTACGGAAAGGACAAAAAGGTTGCCGTAAACGATGTTTCCTTTTCGGTAAATAAAGGCGAGCTTTTTGGATTAATTGGTCCGGATGGCGCGGGAAAAACCAGTATTTTTAGAATTTTGACAACACTTTTGCTTGCTGATAAGGGTTCGGCTTCAGTAGATGGTCTTGATGTGGTAAAAGATTTTAAATCGATTAGAAATACAATTGGTTATATGCCAGGGAAATTCTCGTTGTATCAGGATTTGACTGTGGAAGAAAATCTGAATTTTTTTGCCACATTATTCGGAACTACGATTGAAGAAAATTATGATTTAATCAAAGATATTTACATTCAGATTGAACCGTTTAAAACCCGAAGAGCAGGGAAATTGTCAGGAGGAATGAAACAGAAACTAGCTTTGTGCTGTGCCCTGATTCACAAACCAAATGTGTTGTTTCTGGATGAACCTACAACTGGTGTTGATCCCGTTTCGAGAAAGGAATTTTGGGAAATGCTCAAGAAATTAAAACAGCAGAATATTACCATTATCGTATCAACGCCATATATGGATGAAGCCAATCTTTGCGATAGAATTGCTTTGATTCAAGACGGAAAAATCCTGTCGATTGATACGCCCAAAAATATAATTGGAAATTATCCTGATGCGCTTTTTGCAGTAAAAGCTGCCGAAATGTATCCGCTTTTACAAGCTTTGGCATCATACCCAAACCGACTTTCGAGTTATGCTTTTGGAGAGTTTGCGCATTTTTCTTTCAAAGAAAATCCTGATAAAGAAGATTTATTGCAGTTTCTGGAAAGTAAAGGAATTAAAAATATTGAGATAAAAGAAGCTAAAGTAACGATTGAAGATAGTTTTATTAAACTTTTGAGTTGA
- a CDS encoding efflux RND transporter periplasmic adaptor subunit, which yields MKRILFITIAAFAISCSDNKNEFDATGTFEAVETIIPAEAGGIIKELNVEEGNALKEGQMVGYIDTIQLSLKRDQLLAQIKATQSKKPDINSQLDVYREELRQAKIDQQRMQNLVKADAATRKQLDDATTKVAVIQKQINALQKQLDINTRGIDDETQTLKVQVSQIKDQLAKSKITNKTNGTVLTKYAEVGEMATMGKPLYKIADLSTIILRVYITGDQLPTVKLNDKVKVFVDATNKTYKEYEGAVEWISDKAEFTPKTIQTKDERANLVYAIKVRVKNDGYLKIGMYGEIKLLK from the coding sequence ATGAAAAGAATACTATTCATAACAATAGCAGCATTTGCAATATCATGTTCTGATAATAAGAATGAATTTGATGCCACAGGAACTTTTGAAGCCGTAGAAACCATTATTCCGGCAGAAGCGGGCGGAATTATCAAAGAATTGAATGTTGAGGAAGGAAACGCCTTAAAAGAAGGTCAAATGGTAGGTTATATCGATACGATCCAACTTTCGCTTAAGCGAGATCAATTATTGGCACAAATTAAAGCAACGCAAAGCAAAAAACCGGATATAAATTCACAATTAGATGTTTACAGAGAAGAATTGCGTCAGGCGAAAATTGATCAGCAACGCATGCAAAATCTGGTAAAAGCCGATGCTGCAACCAGAAAGCAACTTGATGATGCTACCACTAAAGTTGCCGTTATACAAAAACAAATCAATGCTTTGCAAAAACAATTGGATATTAATACAAGGGGAATTGATGACGAAACACAAACCTTAAAAGTACAGGTTAGTCAGATAAAAGATCAATTAGCTAAATCGAAAATTACCAATAAAACCAATGGAACTGTATTAACTAAATATGCTGAAGTCGGCGAAATGGCGACAATGGGCAAACCATTGTATAAAATAGCCGATTTATCGACTATAATTTTGAGAGTTTATATTACCGGAGATCAATTGCCAACGGTTAAATTGAATGATAAAGTAAAAGTTTTTGTAGATGCCACAAACAAAACCTATAAAGAATATGAAGGTGCTGTAGAATGGATTAGCGATAAAGCAGAGTTTACGCCAAAAACAATTCAGACAAAAGACGAACGTGCCAATTTGGTTTACGCCATAAAGGTTAGAGTTAAAAATGACGGTTATCTTAAAATTGGAATGTATGGCGAAATAAAACTTTTAAAATAA
- a CDS encoding TolC family protein: MKRLLVVLLVIFPVFQFYAQQERKFLKLEDCYALAEENYPLSKKRDLIAKSSEYTIDNIAKGYYPKFDIFGQATYQSDVTKLPIRMPGFEVPILKNDQYRAYAEVNQLIYDGGALKQQKEIVEKQTKVSEQQLKVDLYAVKQRITELYFGILVFEEQLRQNDLLKNDISIGMKTVEAQLANGTAYRSSLDLLKAEYLKADQMAIGIRNYRKSYLDMLGLFINSELASDTQLEIPANVVNSTEIKRPELELFTYRNESLELGKKTIEIQNLPKFNFFVQGGIGNPGLNMFEEGWKGYYIGGVRLNWSLTGLYTDKKQKQIIDISKQQLEVDKEVFLFNTNQSVKQQNAEITKLQEYLVSDNEIIMLRNSVKKAALAQLENGVIDSSDYLRKVNEENAATQNKIIHETDLLLAQYRQKLITGN, translated from the coding sequence ATGAAAAGGTTGTTAGTTGTTCTACTGGTTATTTTTCCTGTATTTCAGTTTTATGCACAACAAGAACGTAAGTTTTTAAAGCTTGAAGATTGTTATGCATTGGCAGAAGAAAATTATCCGTTATCGAAAAAAAGAGATTTGATTGCCAAAAGCAGCGAATACACGATTGATAATATTGCCAAAGGATATTATCCCAAGTTTGATATTTTTGGTCAGGCAACCTATCAGTCAGATGTTACAAAATTGCCCATTAGAATGCCAGGATTCGAAGTACCTATTTTGAAAAATGATCAATATCGCGCTTACGCGGAAGTAAATCAGCTTATTTATGATGGAGGTGCGTTGAAACAACAGAAGGAAATTGTCGAAAAACAAACTAAAGTTTCTGAACAACAACTCAAAGTCGATTTGTATGCCGTAAAACAACGAATTACGGAGCTTTATTTTGGAATTCTTGTTTTTGAAGAACAGCTTCGTCAGAATGATTTACTTAAAAATGATATTAGTATCGGAATGAAAACTGTCGAAGCGCAACTTGCAAATGGTACAGCTTATAGAAGTAGTCTGGATTTGCTTAAAGCAGAATATCTCAAAGCTGACCAAATGGCAATTGGGATTCGCAATTACAGAAAATCATATTTAGACATGTTAGGGCTTTTTATTAACTCAGAATTGGCGTCGGATACTCAACTTGAAATTCCTGCAAATGTTGTAAATTCAACAGAGATAAAACGTCCTGAACTGGAGCTTTTTACTTATCGAAACGAAAGTCTGGAACTTGGTAAAAAAACAATTGAAATTCAGAATTTACCCAAGTTCAATTTTTTCGTGCAAGGCGGTATCGGAAATCCCGGATTGAATATGTTCGAAGAAGGCTGGAAAGGCTATTATATTGGCGGTGTCAGGCTTAATTGGTCTTTAACGGGACTTTATACGGATAAAAAACAAAAGCAGATTATCGATATCAGTAAACAGCAACTTGAAGTAGATAAGGAAGTTTTTCTTTTTAATACCAATCAATCTGTTAAACAGCAAAATGCCGAAATTACGAAACTGCAAGAATATCTTGTTTCTGATAATGAGATTATAATGCTTAGAAATAGTGTAAAAAAAGCAGCCTTGGCACAATTAGAAAATGGTGTAATTGATTCCAGTGACTATTTGCGCAAAGTAAACGAGGAAAATGCGGCTACACAGAACAAAATAATCCATGAAACAGATTTGCTTCTGGCGCAATACAGACAAAAATTAATAACCGGTAATTAA
- a CDS encoding TetR family transcriptional regulator has protein sequence MAPKSKDASTEERIKEAARTVFTQKGYSATRTRDIAEEAGINLALLNYYFRSKEKLFELVMAEKVAKLFGVIAPVVNNQNTSLDEKVALIADAYITMLSQNPGLPLFVLSEIRNNPEHFGNKMQAGKLLTESYFVKQLQEKRPDIHPLHFIINILSMCIFPFIAKPVLESAGVMSANQLSDFTEERKVLIVQWFNAMINS, from the coding sequence ATGGCACCAAAAAGCAAAGACGCAAGCACCGAGGAAAGAATAAAAGAGGCAGCCCGAACCGTATTTACGCAAAAAGGATATTCAGCTACGCGTACTCGTGATATTGCTGAAGAAGCAGGAATTAACCTTGCCTTGTTAAACTATTACTTTAGAAGTAAAGAAAAACTTTTTGAGCTGGTAATGGCTGAGAAAGTAGCAAAGTTATTTGGAGTAATTGCACCGGTTGTTAATAATCAAAATACATCTTTAGATGAAAAAGTAGCTTTAATTGCTGATGCTTATATTACAATGTTAAGTCAAAATCCGGGTTTGCCTTTGTTTGTTTTGAGCGAAATACGAAACAATCCGGAACATTTTGGCAATAAAATGCAAGCCGGAAAATTGTTGACCGAATCTTATTTTGTAAAGCAGCTTCAGGAAAAAAGACCCGATATTCATCCGTTACATTTTATAATAAACATCTTGTCAATGTGTATTTTTCCGTTTATAGCAAAACCCGTTTTAGAATCTGCAGGCGTTATGTCAGCAAATCAATTAAGCGATTTTACCGAAGAAAGAAAGGTGCTGATTGTACAATGGTTTAATGCTATGATAAATTCGTAG
- a CDS encoding T9SS type A sorting domain-containing protein produces the protein MQEKITKEKFSVKRFLTVIVLLFALCSSAQTYEFENGTRTNNANIQNCDACSGKIVGNLGGDSNVSVNVSVAMTGWYNLQLFYCTGDPRTIRLTAGSATAIAIPCDPSGGWSTAASKNISVYLNSGTTTLLWDNTSSWAPNLDKFVLTPMAASSIQTVNFGTNNSVVYNLTNKTYNVKFNGATVVTNASAYAFSDQQYVSSNFATAVYTTEQFTDNIGSGTKHIFTLSGNYTLGMQQVFYTYTNKNYLAVQVVLTGNGSNCYKMSPLTSYQVTPNFGSGDTRAVFVPYDNDAWVRYNAYPLNAADFTASEVTNIYNNTNRKGLVIGSLEHTKWKTGITVNGGGTSSAYVSVIAGWTKKEVTRDTRGHGWVNVGQTSCPSPKVIISANDDWRAGFEEFAQANAALQPKYIFDWTAPKPMGWNSWGAMQTSINFTKVNAVVDFFHDDCPAFKTEDNTLFIDLDSYWDNMSDAQLAQFVTYAKSKGFKAGIYWAPFVDWGKYNRQVEGSSYNYNQCWTTVNGAPFELDGAYAMDPTSPGTKARIHFFINRFKAAGFEMVKVDFLTHASIEADSFVNYQLHTGMEAYQEGMKYLVDEINGTMLVEAAISPNIATGPYVHVRRIACDAYSSIGDSDYTLNSTTYGWWQNQIYDYLDADHVVLGSVTAGENRARLLSSVVTGTITTGDDFSVAGVWKSKAQSLLQNNEVMNVARADMHFLPADGNTGYNAANIFSATHNDVTYVAVFNYSDAAVTNNVSLSRLGLGSGNYTVKELYSGTTSTTQGTLSVQLPKADAALYAISLGSTLSAPVFFKAAAANYIFPNPVSNTFRIKFDHSINGPVALSMYDTAGKEVWKTTIIAEDMITSEIPVNGLPKGIYMIKATTGENSVQNFKFVKR, from the coding sequence ATGCAAGAAAAAATTACAAAAGAAAAATTTTCGGTTAAAAGGTTTCTTACCGTCATAGTATTATTATTTGCCTTATGTAGTTCAGCTCAAACTTATGAATTCGAAAATGGCACACGCACCAATAACGCCAACATACAAAACTGTGATGCCTGTTCCGGCAAAATAGTTGGGAATTTGGGTGGCGATAGCAACGTTTCGGTAAACGTTTCTGTAGCAATGACAGGCTGGTACAATTTGCAATTATTTTATTGCACCGGCGATCCGCGAACAATTCGGTTAACAGCAGGTTCGGCAACAGCCATAGCGATTCCGTGTGATCCTAGTGGCGGATGGAGTACTGCTGCTTCCAAGAACATAAGTGTCTATTTAAACAGCGGAACCACTACCCTGCTTTGGGACAACACAAGTTCCTGGGCTCCTAATCTCGATAAATTTGTTCTGACTCCAATGGCCGCGTCAAGTATTCAAACCGTAAATTTTGGAACAAATAATAGTGTGGTTTACAATTTAACCAACAAGACTTATAACGTAAAATTTAATGGCGCAACGGTTGTCACCAATGCATCGGCTTATGCTTTTAGCGATCAGCAATATGTGAGTAGTAATTTTGCAACAGCAGTTTATACTACGGAACAATTTACTGATAATATTGGCAGCGGCACCAAACATATTTTCACTTTAAGTGGAAATTACACTTTGGGAATGCAGCAGGTTTTCTACACTTATACCAACAAAAATTATCTTGCTGTTCAGGTTGTCCTTACGGGAAATGGTTCTAATTGCTATAAAATGTCGCCTTTGACAAGTTATCAGGTTACGCCAAATTTTGGCAGTGGAGACACCAGAGCCGTATTTGTGCCTTATGATAATGATGCCTGGGTTCGCTATAATGCATATCCGCTTAACGCTGCTGATTTTACGGCGTCTGAGGTTACTAATATTTACAATAATACCAACCGTAAAGGCTTGGTTATTGGCTCTCTTGAACATACTAAATGGAAAACCGGTATTACAGTAAATGGCGGCGGTACTTCATCTGCCTATGTATCGGTTATTGCGGGATGGACAAAGAAAGAGGTAACAAGAGATACTCGTGGTCATGGTTGGGTAAACGTTGGCCAAACGAGTTGTCCTTCGCCTAAAGTAATCATTAGTGCTAATGACGATTGGAGAGCTGGTTTTGAAGAATTTGCTCAGGCAAATGCTGCACTGCAACCTAAATATATTTTTGACTGGACTGCGCCAAAACCTATGGGCTGGAATAGCTGGGGCGCGATGCAGACTTCTATCAACTTTACTAAAGTTAATGCGGTTGTAGACTTTTTTCATGATGATTGTCCGGCATTTAAAACCGAAGACAACACTTTATTCATTGACCTTGATTCGTATTGGGACAATATGAGTGATGCACAACTGGCACAATTTGTTACTTATGCTAAAAGCAAAGGATTTAAAGCAGGGATTTATTGGGCTCCGTTTGTAGATTGGGGCAAATACAATCGTCAGGTCGAAGGCAGTTCGTACAACTATAATCAATGTTGGACTACCGTTAATGGTGCTCCTTTTGAACTTGACGGCGCTTATGCCATGGATCCTACAAGTCCGGGAACTAAAGCGAGAATACATTTTTTTATTAACCGTTTTAAAGCCGCAGGATTTGAGATGGTAAAAGTTGACTTTTTAACGCACGCCAGTATAGAAGCTGATAGTTTTGTTAATTATCAGCTGCATACCGGTATGGAGGCTTATCAGGAAGGAATGAAGTATTTAGTCGACGAGATTAATGGCACAATGCTGGTAGAAGCCGCAATATCTCCAAATATTGCAACGGGTCCTTATGTGCATGTTCGCCGTATTGCCTGCGATGCTTACAGCAGCATTGGCGATAGCGATTATACACTTAACAGTACTACTTATGGATGGTGGCAAAATCAGATCTATGATTATCTGGATGCTGATCACGTTGTATTGGGCAGTGTTACTGCGGGAGAAAATCGTGCGAGACTTTTAAGCAGTGTCGTAACGGGAACAATTACAACTGGTGACGATTTTTCTGTTGCAGGAGTTTGGAAATCGAAAGCGCAGAGTCTTCTGCAAAATAATGAGGTCATGAATGTTGCCCGTGCCGATATGCATTTTCTTCCTGCCGATGGTAATACGGGTTACAATGCTGCCAACATTTTCTCGGCTACGCACAACGACGTTACTTATGTTGCCGTATTTAATTACAGTGATGCGGCAGTGACTAATAATGTTAGTTTAAGTCGTCTTGGTTTAGGATCTGGAAATTATACGGTTAAAGAATTATATTCCGGTACGACAAGTACAACACAAGGAACGCTAAGTGTACAATTGCCAAAAGCAGATGCGGCATTGTATGCCATTTCACTTGGATCGACATTAAGTGCACCTGTTTTTTTCAAAGCTGCTGCAGCCAACTACATTTTCCCGAATCCTGTATCGAATACTTTTAGAATAAAATTTGATCATTCAATTAATGGTCCGGTTGCACTTTCTATGTATGATACGGCAGGCAAAGAGGTATGGAAAACAACTATTATTGCCGAAGACATGATTACTTCAGAGATACCAGTAAATGGTCTTCCTAAAGGTATTTATATGATAAAAGCTACGACAGGAGAAAATTCGGTACAAAACTTTAAATTCGTTAAAAGATAA